In Amycolatopsis endophytica, the following are encoded in one genomic region:
- a CDS encoding succinate dehydrogenase iron-sulfur subunit: MTAVAEPKTVNGIPAPDGSVTITVKIQRFNPEIDDAPHWESYDVPALPTDRVLNLLFNIKNYVDGTLSFRRSCAHGICGSDAMQINGINRLACKVLVKDLLAKEGKETTVTIAPIKGLPTLKDLYVDMEPFFEAYRAVKPYLITYGNEPTRERIQSAADRERFDDTTKCILCAACTSSCPVYWNDGSYFGPAAIVNAHRFIFDSRDEGSEERLDILNDAEGVWRCRTTFNCTDACPRGIQVTKAIQEVKRALLFKRV, translated from the coding sequence ATGACCGCGGTAGCCGAACCGAAGACCGTCAATGGGATCCCCGCGCCGGATGGCTCGGTCACCATCACGGTGAAGATCCAGCGCTTCAACCCGGAGATCGACGACGCACCGCACTGGGAGTCCTACGATGTCCCGGCGCTGCCGACCGACCGGGTGCTGAACCTGCTGTTCAACATCAAGAACTACGTGGACGGCACGCTGTCGTTCCGCCGCTCGTGCGCGCACGGCATCTGCGGATCGGACGCGATGCAGATCAACGGCATCAACCGCCTGGCCTGCAAGGTTCTGGTGAAGGACCTGCTGGCGAAGGAGGGGAAGGAGACCACGGTCACCATCGCCCCCATCAAGGGCCTGCCGACGCTCAAGGACCTCTACGTCGACATGGAGCCGTTCTTCGAGGCGTACCGGGCGGTGAAGCCGTACCTGATCACCTACGGCAACGAGCCCACGCGCGAGCGGATCCAGTCGGCCGCCGACCGCGAGCGGTTCGACGACACCACCAAGTGCATCCTGTGCGCGGCCTGCACCTCGTCGTGCCCGGTGTACTGGAACGACGGGTCGTACTTCGGCCCGGCGGCGATCGTCAACGCGCACCGCTTCATCTTCGACTCGCGTGACGAGGGTTCCGAGGAGCGGCTGGACATCCTGAACGACGCGGAGGGCGTGTGGCGCTGCCGCACGACCTTCAACTGCACCGACGCCTGCCCGCGTGGCATCCAGGTGACGAAGGC
- the sdhA gene encoding succinate dehydrogenase flavoprotein subunit translates to MQFHKYDVVIVGAGGAGMRAAIESGQRARTAVLTKLYPTRSHTGAAQGGMCAALANVEEDNWEWHTFDTVKGGDYLTDQDAAEIMAKEAIDAVLDLEKMGLPFNRTPEGKIDQRRFGGHTRDHGKAAVRRACYAADRTGHMILQTLYQNCVKHGIEFFNEFYVLDMITTETENGPVATGAVAYELATGEIHVFQAKAIVFATGGFGKVFKTTSNAHTLTGDGMGIYYRKGLPLEDIEFYQFHPTGLAGLGILLTEGARGEGAILRNESGERFMERYAPTIKDLAPRDIVARSMVLEVLEGRGAGPHKDYVYLDCTHLGAEVLETKLPDITEFARTYLGVDPVKEPVPVFPTAHYAMGGIPTNVHGEALLDNDTVLPGAYAAGEVACVSVHGANRLGTNSLLDINVFGRRAGIAAAEYANGHDFLELPEDPAKMVEGMVDHLRTAHGGERVADIRSELQLTMDSNAAVYRTEDTLKTALTDVQRLKERYGRIAIQDKGKRYNTDLLEAIELGFLLDLAEALVNAALARKESRGGHAREDYPNRDDVNFMRHSMSYKMLPEKADPDAPLGISGFSSDIRLDYKPVTFTRYEPMERKY, encoded by the coding sequence ATGCAGTTCCACAAGTACGACGTGGTGATCGTGGGCGCCGGTGGCGCCGGCATGCGCGCCGCCATCGAGTCGGGCCAGCGCGCCCGCACCGCGGTCCTCACCAAGCTCTACCCGACCCGCTCCCACACCGGCGCGGCTCAGGGCGGCATGTGCGCCGCGCTGGCCAACGTCGAAGAGGACAACTGGGAGTGGCACACGTTCGACACGGTCAAGGGCGGCGACTACCTGACCGACCAGGACGCGGCGGAGATCATGGCCAAGGAGGCCATCGACGCCGTGCTCGACCTGGAGAAGATGGGCCTGCCCTTCAACCGGACGCCGGAAGGCAAGATCGACCAGCGGCGGTTCGGCGGTCACACCCGTGACCACGGCAAGGCCGCGGTGCGCCGCGCCTGCTACGCGGCCGACCGCACCGGCCACATGATCCTGCAGACGCTGTACCAGAACTGCGTCAAGCACGGCATCGAGTTCTTCAACGAGTTCTACGTGCTCGACATGATCACGACCGAGACCGAGAACGGGCCCGTCGCCACCGGCGCCGTCGCCTACGAACTGGCCACGGGCGAGATCCACGTTTTCCAGGCCAAGGCGATCGTGTTCGCCACCGGTGGCTTCGGCAAGGTCTTCAAGACCACGTCCAACGCGCACACCCTCACCGGTGACGGCATGGGCATCTACTACCGCAAGGGCCTGCCGCTGGAGGACATCGAGTTCTACCAGTTCCACCCGACCGGTCTGGCCGGCCTGGGCATCCTGCTCACCGAGGGTGCCCGCGGCGAGGGCGCGATCCTGCGCAACGAGTCCGGTGAGCGGTTCATGGAGCGCTACGCCCCCACCATCAAGGACCTCGCGCCGCGTGACATCGTCGCCCGGTCGATGGTGCTGGAGGTGCTGGAGGGCCGCGGCGCCGGACCGCACAAGGACTACGTCTACCTCGACTGCACCCACCTGGGCGCCGAGGTGCTGGAGACGAAGCTGCCGGACATCACCGAGTTCGCCCGCACCTACCTGGGTGTGGACCCGGTGAAGGAGCCGGTGCCGGTGTTCCCGACCGCGCACTACGCGATGGGCGGGATCCCGACCAACGTGCACGGCGAGGCCCTGCTCGACAACGACACCGTCCTGCCCGGCGCCTACGCCGCCGGTGAGGTCGCGTGCGTGTCGGTGCACGGCGCGAACCGGCTGGGCACCAACTCGCTGCTGGACATCAACGTGTTCGGCCGCCGCGCCGGCATCGCCGCCGCGGAGTACGCCAACGGCCACGACTTCCTCGAGCTGCCGGAGGACCCGGCGAAGATGGTCGAGGGCATGGTCGACCACCTGCGCACCGCGCACGGTGGCGAGCGGGTCGCTGATATCCGCAGCGAGCTGCAGCTGACGATGGACAGCAACGCGGCGGTCTACCGCACCGAGGACACGCTGAAGACCGCGCTGACCGACGTGCAGCGGCTCAAGGAGCGCTACGGCCGGATCGCCATCCAGGACAAGGGCAAGCGGTACAACACCGACCTGCTCGAAGCGATCGAGCTGGGCTTCCTGCTCGACCTGGCCGAGGCACTGGTCAACGCCGCCCTGGCGCGCAAGGAGTCCCGCGGCGGCCACGCCCGCGAGGACTACCCGAACCGCGACGACGTCAACTTCATGCGGCACTCGATGTCGTACAAGATGCTGCCGGAGAAGGCGGATCCGGACGCCCCGCTGGGCATCAGCGGGTTCTCCTCCGACATCCGGCTGGACTACAAGCCGGTGACCTTCACCCGGTACGAGCCGATGGAGCGTAAGTACTGA
- a CDS encoding succinate dehydrogenase hydrophobic membrane anchor subunit has protein sequence MATETLALDKPRSPRRPAARRSNFELYSWLFMRISGLALVVLVLGHLFIMNILDGGVHRINWGFVAGRWSSPFWQFWDLAMLWLAQLHGGNGLRTIIDDYARKDSTRFWLKIVLYVAMAIILFVGTLVVFTFDPDMAGS, from the coding sequence ATGGCTACCGAGACCCTCGCGCTCGACAAGCCGCGCTCGCCGCGGCGCCCCGCCGCCCGGCGGAGCAACTTCGAGCTCTACAGCTGGCTCTTCATGCGGATCTCCGGCCTCGCGCTGGTCGTCCTGGTGCTCGGCCACCTGTTCATCATGAACATCCTCGACGGCGGTGTGCACCGGATCAACTGGGGCTTCGTCGCCGGCCGCTGGTCGTCGCCGTTCTGGCAGTTCTGGGACCTGGCGATGCTGTGGCTGGCGCAGCTGCACGGCGGCAACGGCCTGCGCACGATCATCGACGACTACGCCCGCAAGGACAGCACGCGCTTCTGGTTGAAGATCGTGCTGTACGTGGCGATGGCCATCATCCTGTTCGTCGGGACCCTGGTGGTCTTCACGTTCGACCCCGACATGGCCGGCAGCTGA
- the sdhC gene encoding succinate dehydrogenase, cytochrome b556 subunit: MSTTASTAADQTAAEASDRAGASRRNGTFYRGDPGMWSWVLHRITGVLTFFFLFVHVLDTALVRVSPDTYNEVIETYKTPLVNLMEVGLVGAVLFHALNGIRVMLVDFWSKGTKYQKHMLWTIAVVWVVVMIPGAISMMWRTVSVMFGGGE; this comes from the coding sequence ATGTCCACCACGGCGAGCACCGCCGCCGACCAGACGGCGGCGGAGGCGAGCGATCGGGCGGGTGCCTCACGCCGGAACGGGACCTTCTACCGGGGCGACCCCGGCATGTGGTCCTGGGTCCTGCACCGGATCACGGGCGTGCTCACCTTCTTCTTCCTGTTCGTCCACGTTCTCGACACCGCGCTGGTCCGGGTTTCGCCCGACACCTACAACGAGGTCATCGAGACCTACAAGACCCCGCTGGTCAACCTCATGGAGGTGGGCCTCGTCGGCGCCGTGCTGTTCCACGCGCTGAACGGCATCCGGGTCATGCTGGTCGACTTCTGGTCGAAGGGCACCAAGTACCAGAAGCACATGCTGTGGACGATCGCCGTCGTGTGGGTGGTCGTGATGATCCCCGGCGCGATCTCGATGATGTGGCGCACGGTGTCGGTCATGTTCGGAGGCGGAGAGTAG